A stretch of the Nerophis ophidion isolate RoL-2023_Sa linkage group LG29, RoL_Noph_v1.0, whole genome shotgun sequence genome encodes the following:
- the LOC133546070 gene encoding piggyBac transposable element-derived protein 4-like produces MAARYTVEMVLQMLDDGEAVTGLDSESEISDDEDPDNCPGGSGSRPPGNPTEQDQSDSEDSSSVSSEEQNIISNRMSRKGSYWSELPPTQGRTQSHNIIRSRSGPAEGLSITVSPKDAWELFITDDIIQEVMKCTNLEGRRVATARRKEWTNITKDEFMAFIGLTLLAGSEKNWDVSVRELFGSPLHNPMYKATMAVGRFEDIRRTLRFDDKRTRAFRLETDHMAAFRYVWDLFLVNCRQRFIPSDCVTVDEQLVPFRGRCKFLQYMPSKSAKYGLKIFWVCDARIPYAINGIVYTGRQPGEEVQKNMGENIVKQLCGRFRNTGRNITMDNFFTSVPLAQHLLEKDLTIVGTLRLNKPDISPLMKPSKSREVHSTEFGFNNSLTIVSYVRKKAKAVVLLSTMHHDKVVDENSRKKKTEVITFYNKTKGGVDTTDQMVGTYTCKRQTQRWPMVLWYNIIDIATLNSYTFFTAQHPDFKSGITNARRIFLKELSKELVTPHMRSRLEGCPQLQTPIIEAMERCGVTKAKIQPQERSRQGQPKRKRCQICPSNKDRKVNNSCGKCNVPVCNDRSQKQVVCLNCIQ; encoded by the coding sequence atggctgcTAGATACACAGTTGAAATGGTCCTACAGATGCTGGATGATGGAGAGGCAGTAACGGGGTTGGACTCAGAGTCTGAAATTTCTGATGATGAGGACCCAGACAATTGTCCAGGTGGCAGTGGCAGTCGTCCACCTGGAAATCCAACTGAACAGGATCAATCTGACTCAGAAGATTCCTCTTCGGTGTCCTCTGAAGAACAAAATATCATTTCCAACAGAATGAGTCGGAAGGGCTCTTACTGGAGCGAGTTacctcccacccagggtagaacaCAGAGCCACAATATCATCAGAAGTCGGTCAGGGCCTGCAGAAGGGCTTAGCATCACTGTCTCACCAAAAGATGCATGGGAGCTCTTTATCACTGATGATATAATACAAGAGGTGATGAAGTGCACAAACTTGGAAGGACGGAGAGTAGCAACAGCTAGAAGAAAAGAATGGACAAATATCACTAAAGATGAATTCATGGCCTTCATTGGATTGACCCTGCTTGCAGGAAGTgagaagaactgggatgtttcagTCCGTGAGCTTTTTGGGAGTCCTCTACATAATCCCATGTACAAGGCCACTATGGCTGTTGGAAGATTTGAAGACATTCGCCGTACCTTGCGCTTCGATGATAAGAGGACCAGAGCCTTCCGACTGGAAACAGACCATATGGCAGCCTTCCGCTATGTATGGGACCTGTTCCTGGTCAACTGCAGACAGCGATTCATCCCCAGTGATTGTGTCACTGTGGACGAACAGCTTGTGCCATTCAGGGGTAGGTGCAAGTTCTTACAGTACATGCCAAGCAAGTCCGCCAAGTATGGCCTAAAGATCTTCTGGGTTTGTGATGCACGCATCCCCTATGCAATAAATGGTATAGTTTACACAGGGAGACAACCAGGTGAAGAAGTTCAGAAGAATATGGGGGAAAACATTGTCAAGCAGTTGTGTGGTAGATTTAGAAACACAGGTCGCAACATCACAATGGATaactttttcaccagtgtgcctCTTGCACAGCATCTTCTAGAGAAGGATCTCACTATTGTGGGGACTCTACGTCTGAACAAGCCAGACATCTCTCCTCTGATGAAGCCTTCCAAGTCCAGGGAGGTTCACAGCACAGAGTTTGGATTCAACAACAGCCTTACTATTGTCAGCTATGTCAGAAAGAAAGCAAAAGCTGTTGTGCTCCTGAGCACGATGCACCACGACAAAGTAGTGGATGAAAATagcagaaagaaaaaaacagaagtgATCACATTTTACAACAAGACGAAAGGAGGTGTAGACACCACTGACCAGATGGTTGGAACCTACACCTGCAAGCGCCAAACACAGAGGTGGCCCATGGTGTTGTGGTACAACATAATTGACATCGCCACCCTGAATTCCTACACCTTTTTCACGGCTCAGCACCCAGATTTCAAGAGCGGCATCACCAATGCACGACGGATCTTcctcaaagagctgtcaaaggagctTGTCACCCCACACATGAGGAGTCGACTGGAAGGCTGCCCCCAACTGCAAACCCCGATTATTGAAGCAATGGAAAGGTGTGGGGTGACAAAAGCCAAAATCCAGCCACAGGAGAGAAGCAGACAGGGCCAACCAAAGAGAAAGAGGTGTCAGATCTGCCCAAGTAACAAAGATCGCAAAGTTAACAACAGTTGTGGGAAATGCAATGTACCTGTGTGCAATGATCGCAGCCAGAAACAGGTAGTTTGTCTGAACTGCATACAATGA